The nucleotide sequence TGGGATGGACCATCGACTGTTTTTTGAGTAGCAGTTTCAGCATGGACAGCAGTCATCAAACCTTCTTCAATCCCGAAAGCATCGTTAATGACCTTGGCCAATGGAGCCAAACAGTTGGTGCTACAAGAGGCATTGGATACAATCTTTAAATCAGGAGAATATTTCTCTTCATTAACACCCATACAAAACATTGGAGCGGTACTGGAAGGGGCCGTAATAACAACCTTCTTGGCACCTGCATCAATATGCTTTTGAGCAGAgtttaattctttgaagatacCAGTGGAGTCAACAGCAATGTCAACGTTGGAAGCACCCCATGGCAAGTTAGCTGGATCTCTTTCGTTGTAGACGGCAATTTTCTTACCATCGataatcaaattcttctcGTCATGTGTAACGTCACCAGTGTACCTACCATGAGTGGAGTCGTACTCGAACATGTAGGCGGCATAGTCATTAGAAATGAATGTATCATTAATAGCGACACCATTATGATAGCTCGAGCAAAAAAAGGATT is from Naumovozyma castellii chromosome 6, complete genome and encodes:
- the NCAS0F04110 gene encoding type I glyceraldehyde-3-phosphate dehydrogenase — its product is MFEYDSTHGRYTGDVTHDEKNLIIDGKKIAVYNERDPANLPWGASNVDIAVDSTGIFKELNSAQKHIDAGAKKVVITAPSSTAPMFCMGVNEEKYSPDLKIVSNASCSTNCLAPLAKVINDAFGIEEGLMTAVHAETATQKTVDGPSHKDWRIGRAASFNIIPASTGAARAVGKVLPSLQGKLTGMSFRVPTVDVSVVDLTVKLVKETTYDEIKKAVKQASEGKMKGVLGYTEDAVVSSDFLGDSHSSVFDATAGIQLSPKFVKLVAWYDNEYGYSTRVVDLVEYVAKASWN